In one window of Euwallacea fornicatus isolate EFF26 chromosome 19, ASM4011564v1, whole genome shotgun sequence DNA:
- the LOC136345359 gene encoding serine-arginine protein 55-like isoform X2, protein MSSRVYVGGIPYETRERDLENFFRGFGRIRDVLIKNGRYGFVEFDDYRDAEDAVYELHGKKLLGLRVSVEMARGRPRGRDQEWFSSRDHRPRQGPPVRTNYRIFVENLSSGVSWQDLKDYLRPAGEVTFADAHKKYKNEGIVEFASYEDMKNAIRKFDDTVLNGRRIKLVEDKSSNRGKSRSRSRSRSRSSSAGSRKRDRSRSKDSRSPSKKDKKTASRSRSRERSRSRRSHESRRESKARSRSRSASKRKSLKRSRSRSGSAEAEKRFKDKSASRSRSRSKHVSRSKSRSRSQSPMEKKTSRSRSRSRS, encoded by the exons ATGAGTTCACGTGTTTATGTTGGTGGAATTCCATACGAAACCCGGGAACGGGATTTGGAGAACTTCTTCAGAGGGTTTGGCAGAATTCGGGACGTTCTCATTAAAAATGG CAGGTATGGTTTTGTCGAATTTGACGACTATCGAGACGCCGAGGACGCCGTCTACGAACTCCACGGGAAAAAACTGCTGGGTCTGCGCGTCAGCGTCGAAATGGCTCGCGGCAGGCCTCGGGGTCGTGACCAGGAATGGTTCTCGAGCCGGGACCACCGGCCCCGGCAGGGACCTCCCGTGCGCACCAACTACAGAATATTCGTCGAAAATTTGTCCTCCGGTGTATCCTGGCAAGATCTCAAAGATTACCTTCGTCCTGCCGGCGAAgtcacatttgccgatgcacACAAGAAGTATAAGAACGAAG gtaTTGTTGAATTTGCTAGTTACGAGGACATGAAGAATGCGATCAGAAAGTTCGACGATACAGTTTTGAATGGTCGCCGTATCAAATTGGTCGAGGACAAGAGTTCCAATAGAGGGAAGTCCCGGTCGCGCAGCCGGTCAAGAAGCAGGAGCTCGAGCGCAGGTAGCCGGAAGCGAGACCGTTCCCG GTCTAAGGATTCTCGCTCTCCCTCTAAGAAGGACAAAAAAACTGCGTCTCGCTCCAGGTCCCGCGAGCGTTCCCGGTCACGTCGTTCTCACGAGTCCCGTCGCGAGTCAAAAGCGAGAAGCCGCAGCCGTTCCGCATCCAAAAGGAAGTCACTGAAGAGGTCTAGATCAAGAAGTGGTAGTGCTGAAGCGGAGAAGAGATTTAAG GACAAATCTGCATCTCGTTCACGCTCTAGATCCAAACATGTATCCAGATCAAAATCCAGATCACGTTCCCAGAGTCCCATGGAGAAGAAAACGTCTAGAAGCCGGAGCAGGTCTCGCTCCTAA
- the LOC136345359 gene encoding serine-arginine protein 55-like isoform X1: protein MSSRVYVGGIPYETRERDLENFFRGFGRIRDVLIKNGRYGFVEFDDYRDAEDAVYELHGKKLLGLRVSVEMARGRPRGRDQEWFSSRDHRPRQGPPVRTNYRIFVENLSSGVSWQDLKDYLRPAGEVTFADAHKKYKNEGIVEFASYEDMKNAIRKFDDTVLNGRRIKLVEDKSSNRGKSRSRSRSRSRSSSAGSRKRDRSRSKDSRSPSKKDKKTASRSRSRERSRSRRSHESRRESKARSRSRSASKRKSLKRSRSRSGSAEAEKRFKDKSASRSRSRSKHVSRSKSRSRSQSPMEKKTSRSRSRSRS, encoded by the exons ATGAGTTCACGTGTTTATGTTGGTGGAATTCCGTACGAAACCCGGGAACGGGATTTGGAGAACTTCTTCAGAGGGTTTGGACGAATTCGGGATGTTCTTATTAAAAATGG CAGGTATGGTTTTGTCGAATTTGACGACTATCGAGACGCCGAGGACGCCGTCTACGAACTCCACGGGAAAAAACTGCTGGGTCTGCGCGTCAGCGTCGAAATGGCTCGCGGCAGGCCTCGGGGTCGTGACCAGGAATGGTTCTCGAGCCGGGACCACCGGCCCCGGCAGGGACCTCCCGTGCGCACCAACTACAGAATATTCGTCGAAAATTTGTCCTCCGGTGTATCCTGGCAAGATCTCAAAGATTACCTTCGTCCTGCCGGCGAAgtcacatttgccgatgcacACAAGAAGTATAAGAACGAAG gtaTTGTTGAATTTGCTAGTTACGAGGACATGAAGAATGCGATCAGAAAGTTCGACGATACAGTTTTGAATGGTCGCCGTATCAAATTGGTCGAGGACAAGAGTTCCAATAGAGGGAAGTCCCGGTCGCGCAGCCGGTCAAGAAGCAGGAGCTCGAGCGCAGGTAGCCGGAAGCGAGACCGTTCCCG GTCTAAGGATTCTCGCTCTCCCTCTAAGAAGGACAAAAAAACTGCGTCTCGCTCCAGGTCCCGCGAGCGTTCCCGGTCACGTCGTTCTCACGAGTCCCGTCGCGAGTCAAAAGCGAGAAGCCGCAGCCGTTCCGCATCCAAAAGGAAGTCACTGAAGAGGTCTAGATCAAGAAGTGGTAGTGCTGAAGCGGAGAAGAGATTTAAG GACAAATCTGCATCTCGTTCACGCTCTAGATCCAAACATGTATCCAGATCAAAATCCAGATCACGTTCCCAGAGTCCCATGGAGAAGAAAACGTCTAGAAGCCGGAGCAGGTCTCGCTCCTAA
- the LOC136345359 gene encoding serine-arginine protein 55-like isoform X4, with product MSSRVYVGGIPYETRERDLENFFRGFGRIRDVLIKNGYGFVEFDDYRDAEDAVYELHGKKLLGLRVSVEMARGRPRGRDQEWFSSRDHRPRQGPPVRTNYRIFVENLSSGVSWQDLKDYLRPAGEVTFADAHKKYKNEGIVEFASYEDMKNAIRKFDDTVLNGRRIKLVEDKSSNRGKSRSRSRSRSRSSSAGSRKRDRSRSKDSRSPSKKDKKTASRSRSRERSRSRRSHESRRESKARSRSRSASKRKSLKRSRSRSGSAEAEKRFKDKSASRSRSRSKHVSRSKSRSRSQSPMEKKTSRSRSRSRS from the exons ATGAGTTCACGTGTTTATGTTGGTGGAATTCCGTACGAAACCCGGGAACGGGATTTGGAGAACTTCTTCAGAGGGTTTGGACGAATTCGGGATGTTCTTATTAAAAATGG GTATGGTTTTGTCGAATTTGACGACTATCGAGACGCCGAGGACGCCGTCTACGAACTCCACGGGAAAAAACTGCTGGGTCTGCGCGTCAGCGTCGAAATGGCTCGCGGCAGGCCTCGGGGTCGTGACCAGGAATGGTTCTCGAGCCGGGACCACCGGCCCCGGCAGGGACCTCCCGTGCGCACCAACTACAGAATATTCGTCGAAAATTTGTCCTCCGGTGTATCCTGGCAAGATCTCAAAGATTACCTTCGTCCTGCCGGCGAAgtcacatttgccgatgcacACAAGAAGTATAAGAACGAAG gtaTTGTTGAATTTGCTAGTTACGAGGACATGAAGAATGCGATCAGAAAGTTCGACGATACAGTTTTGAATGGTCGCCGTATCAAATTGGTCGAGGACAAGAGTTCCAATAGAGGGAAGTCCCGGTCGCGCAGCCGGTCAAGAAGCAGGAGCTCGAGCGCAGGTAGCCGGAAGCGAGACCGTTCCCG GTCTAAGGATTCTCGCTCTCCCTCTAAGAAGGACAAAAAAACTGCGTCTCGCTCCAGGTCCCGCGAGCGTTCCCGGTCACGTCGTTCTCACGAGTCCCGTCGCGAGTCAAAAGCGAGAAGCCGCAGCCGTTCCGCATCCAAAAGGAAGTCACTGAAGAGGTCTAGATCAAGAAGTGGTAGTGCTGAAGCGGAGAAGAGATTTAAG GACAAATCTGCATCTCGTTCACGCTCTAGATCCAAACATGTATCCAGATCAAAATCCAGATCACGTTCCCAGAGTCCCATGGAGAAGAAAACGTCTAGAAGCCGGAGCAGGTCTCGCTCCTAA
- the LOC136345359 gene encoding serine-arginine protein 55-like isoform X3, whose protein sequence is MSSRVYVGGIPYETRERDLENFFRGFGRIRDVLIKNGYGFVEFDDYRDAEDAVYELHGKKLLGLRVSVEMARGRPRGRDQEWFSSRDHRPRQGPPVRTNYRIFVENLSSGVSWQDLKDYLRPAGEVTFADAHKKYKNEGIVEFASYEDMKNAIRKFDDTVLNGRRIKLVEDKSSNRGKSRSRSRSRSRSSSAGSRKRDRSRSKDSRSPSKKDKKTASRSRSRERSRSRRSHESRRESKARSRSRSASKRKSLKRSRSRSGSAEAEKRFKDKSASRSRSRSKHVSRSKSRSRSQSPMEKKTSRSRSRSRS, encoded by the exons ATGAGTTCACGTGTTTATGTTGGTGGAATTCCATACGAAACCCGGGAACGGGATTTGGAGAACTTCTTCAGAGGGTTTGGCAGAATTCGGGACGTTCTCATTAAAAATGG GTATGGTTTTGTCGAATTTGACGACTATCGAGACGCCGAGGACGCCGTCTACGAACTCCACGGGAAAAAACTGCTGGGTCTGCGCGTCAGCGTCGAAATGGCTCGCGGCAGGCCTCGGGGTCGTGACCAGGAATGGTTCTCGAGCCGGGACCACCGGCCCCGGCAGGGACCTCCCGTGCGCACCAACTACAGAATATTCGTCGAAAATTTGTCCTCCGGTGTATCCTGGCAAGATCTCAAAGATTACCTTCGTCCTGCCGGCGAAgtcacatttgccgatgcacACAAGAAGTATAAGAACGAAG gtaTTGTTGAATTTGCTAGTTACGAGGACATGAAGAATGCGATCAGAAAGTTCGACGATACAGTTTTGAATGGTCGCCGTATCAAATTGGTCGAGGACAAGAGTTCCAATAGAGGGAAGTCCCGGTCGCGCAGCCGGTCAAGAAGCAGGAGCTCGAGCGCAGGTAGCCGGAAGCGAGACCGTTCCCG GTCTAAGGATTCTCGCTCTCCCTCTAAGAAGGACAAAAAAACTGCGTCTCGCTCCAGGTCCCGCGAGCGTTCCCGGTCACGTCGTTCTCACGAGTCCCGTCGCGAGTCAAAAGCGAGAAGCCGCAGCCGTTCCGCATCCAAAAGGAAGTCACTGAAGAGGTCTAGATCAAGAAGTGGTAGTGCTGAAGCGGAGAAGAGATTTAAG GACAAATCTGCATCTCGTTCACGCTCTAGATCCAAACATGTATCCAGATCAAAATCCAGATCACGTTCCCAGAGTCCCATGGAGAAGAAAACGTCTAGAAGCCGGAGCAGGTCTCGCTCCTAA